Genomic segment of Corticium candelabrum chromosome 16, ooCorCand1.1, whole genome shotgun sequence:
AATGAGTGACGGGAAGTTCTCACTTGCTCCGCTTCGGTCGTTCTCTGATTTTCATGGTGACAGCTCGTGTTACAGTTGGCCACACTCTTCCGACTCTCAACGGTTGCAGTCACGAATAGTGAAGAATCTGCTATATTATCAGACAAATTACATCTTGTGGTCTATCGTACTGTTGACTTTTTTCTGGTACTTGATAATTATAAGCAATcttacacatacaaacacagacagatggactcGGACAGTCCACACGACGCAGACCCACCTACACACTGGGCGGAACCAaggcacgcacacgcgcgcgcgcgcgcgcgcacacacacacacacacacacacacacacacacacacacacacacacacacacaacttcatAAAGTATATGATTTGATTGTGCTGTTGTTGATGGTACCGGTGTCAGGATAAAATTCCCGTATTCAGTTTCTGTTGGTTGCTTGGCATTCATCGGTTCTGTGATTGCCATTGGATACTTGGGAGCACACGCTCAGCAGGGTTCGAAACAAAAGACACGTGGTTGGGCAGTCATACTCGCTGCCATTGGTTTTCTATTCATCATTCTCTATTGTCTTGGAGCCATTCTGGTATTCTTTCTTGCAGTGGGCTCTCCGTGTTTGAGTAATACCAACCTGCATCTCAGTCAGTGATTATGCATTTATTGATCGTCTGTTAATTAGGTGTTCTCTTACATGCTTCAGTAAGAAAGAGAAATTTCAAGAACAAGCTAGCCAACAAAGTTGAGACATTGGGCTTCAAGTCGACTCCAGCAGGGGTGTTGCTACATGCTTTAGGAATGATGGATAACTAATAGAACTAGAACTGACGATGGGTAGAACTAATAGAACTTTATGATGGATAACTAATAACTAATAGAAATCAACATTGTTGTCAATAAACTCATTAAATAGGTCATTCCTGCTATACACTATATGTCAGGTGACTCTTAAGGGTTTCCTTCAACTGCATTCttgttagattgcagaatcAGAATCCTACTTTGCGTCTTTtcttttttgatgatttaTCTGGAGACTGATTTTGTACTCTTCGTGAACTTGATGCCATCTGATCATCAGATACTCGCTGTGCACTCACTTCAGAATGAGCTGATCCATCTGATTGCAGTCCCAGTGACTATG
This window contains:
- the LOC134192613 gene encoding PRA1 family protein 2-like, with protein sequence MSDGKFSLAPLRSFSDFHGDSSCYSWPHSSDSQRLQSRIVKNLLYYQTNYILWSIVLLTFFWIKFPYSVSVGCLAFIGSVIAIGYLGAHAQQGSKQKTRGWAVILAAIGFLFIILYCLGAILVFFLAVGSPCLSVLLHASVRKRNFKNKLANKVETLGFKSTPAGVLLHALGMMDN